In one window of Pseudodesulfovibrio sp. JC047 DNA:
- a CDS encoding heavy-metal-associated domain-containing protein yields the protein MDFKLLMELRHHLTIKHHVPGRIRIKFALALLADSRAQALKKDAGDSPPPFIRNTSVNLFTRMVVIEYDPDVIVPEKLHEALTTEDPARFTELAAEFEQIVSA from the coding sequence ATGGATTTCAAACTTTTGATGGAGCTTCGACACCATCTCACGATCAAGCATCACGTCCCCGGACGTATCCGGATCAAGTTCGCCCTGGCATTATTGGCGGACTCCCGGGCGCAGGCCCTCAAAAAGGACGCGGGCGACTCACCCCCTCCATTCATTCGCAACACTTCGGTCAATCTCTTCACCCGAATGGTCGTTATCGAATACGATCCGGACGTGATTGTGCCTGAGAAACTACATGAAGCATTGACCACCGAGGACCCGGCACGATTCACGGAATTGGCAGCGGAATTCGAACAAATCGTCTCCGCATAA